The proteins below come from a single Oerskovia jenensis genomic window:
- the recN gene encoding DNA repair protein RecN: MLEEISIENLGVIRSARVPLHPGLTVITGETGAGKTMVLTGLGLLMGGKADPSSVRPGATGAVVEGRLRVSGRDAVGQRIDEAGGSVDDDGTVVVLRTVAAEGRSRAHLGGRSVPQGVLAEIADDLVTVHGQADQLRLRTPSHQRAALDAFAGRAHADLLDEYRAAWTERTGLLEEIADLTARAQERAREAELLRIGLTEIERVDPQPGEDTELTSLVARLGNAEELRLGAQAAHDAIVGDDALDGTDAPGDAASAVERARRALETASHLDPGLAGLVERIAGVGYVLADIATEVSGYVEDLQADPGGLEQAHTRLAALSALTRTYGETIDDVLAWASDAGLRLLDLDDGGERLRSMTERADELTALLSALGARITAARTATGERLARAVTDELAGLAMTGSNLVVDVVPADEPGPWGADVVTLSLVPHPGSPPRPLGKGASGGELSRVMLAIEVALATSGADAGTDDAAPLPTFVFDEVDAGVGGRAAVEVGRRLASLARTAQVIVVTHLAQVAAFADSQLVVTKSPGGADGVDPVTVTGVHEVTGDDRVRELARMLSGQDESDAALQHALELLESSVVGR; encoded by the coding sequence GTGCTCGAAGAGATCTCGATCGAGAACCTCGGCGTCATCCGTTCCGCCCGTGTCCCGCTCCACCCCGGCCTGACCGTGATCACGGGCGAGACGGGCGCCGGCAAGACCATGGTCCTGACCGGACTGGGCCTCCTCATGGGGGGCAAGGCCGACCCGTCCTCGGTCCGCCCCGGCGCGACGGGCGCCGTGGTCGAGGGCCGCCTGCGCGTGAGCGGGCGCGACGCCGTCGGGCAGCGCATCGACGAGGCCGGCGGGAGCGTCGACGACGACGGGACCGTGGTCGTGCTGCGCACCGTCGCGGCCGAAGGCCGCTCGCGCGCGCACCTGGGTGGGCGCAGCGTGCCCCAGGGCGTGCTCGCCGAGATCGCCGACGACCTCGTGACCGTGCACGGGCAGGCCGACCAGCTGCGCCTGCGCACCCCGAGCCACCAGCGGGCCGCGCTCGACGCGTTCGCGGGTCGCGCGCACGCCGACCTCCTCGACGAGTACCGGGCGGCCTGGACCGAGCGCACGGGCCTGCTCGAGGAGATCGCCGACCTCACGGCCCGCGCCCAGGAGCGGGCGCGTGAGGCCGAGCTGCTGCGCATCGGCCTCACCGAGATCGAGCGGGTCGACCCGCAGCCCGGCGAGGACACCGAGCTCACCTCGCTCGTCGCGCGCCTCGGGAATGCCGAGGAGCTGCGCCTGGGCGCCCAGGCGGCCCACGACGCGATCGTGGGTGACGACGCCCTCGACGGGACGGACGCGCCCGGCGACGCGGCGTCGGCCGTCGAGCGCGCCCGGCGTGCGCTCGAGACCGCGAGCCACCTCGACCCGGGCCTGGCCGGGCTCGTCGAACGGATCGCGGGCGTCGGCTACGTCCTCGCGGACATCGCGACCGAGGTCTCGGGCTACGTCGAGGACCTCCAGGCCGACCCGGGCGGTCTCGAGCAGGCGCACACCCGCCTGGCGGCTCTCAGCGCGCTCACGCGAACCTACGGCGAGACGATCGACGACGTCCTGGCGTGGGCCAGCGACGCCGGCCTGCGCCTGCTCGACCTCGACGACGGCGGCGAACGCCTGCGCTCGATGACCGAGCGCGCCGACGAGCTCACCGCACTCCTGTCAGCGCTGGGTGCCCGGATCACCGCCGCACGCACCGCCACGGGGGAGCGCCTGGCCCGAGCGGTGACGGACGAGCTCGCGGGACTCGCCATGACCGGGTCGAACCTCGTGGTCGACGTGGTGCCCGCCGACGAGCCCGGCCCGTGGGGCGCCGACGTCGTGACCCTCTCACTCGTGCCGCACCCCGGCTCGCCGCCGCGTCCGCTCGGCAAGGGAGCGTCGGGCGGCGAGCTGTCCCGCGTGATGCTCGCGATCGAGGTGGCGCTGGCCACCTCGGGCGCCGACGCAGGCACCGACGACGCGGCACCGCTGCCCACGTTCGTGTTCGACGAGGTCGACGCGGGCGTCGGCGGCCGGGCGGCGGTCGAGGTCGGACGGCGGCTCGCGTCCCTGGCCCGCACGGCCCAGGTGATCGTCGTGACGCACCTCGCCCAGGTCGCCGCGTTCGCCGACTCGCAGCTCGTGGTGACCAAGTCGCCGGGAGGCGCCGACGGTGTCGACCCCGTCACGGTCACGGGAGTCCACGAGGTCACGGGTGACGACCGGGTCCGCGAGCTGGCGCGCATGCTGTCCGGCCAGGACGAGTCCGACGCAGCGCTGCAGCACGCGCTCGAACTGCTCGAGTCCTCGGTCGTGGGACGATAG